Within Caldivirga sp., the genomic segment TTACCTACCATACCATTGATGGCTACGTTAAGGTATCTGGACTTAATGAAAGCATAAAGTTGGTAAGTGTACCCACTACTCCGTTCATAAAGTTTATTAACGATACGATTTACGTAGCCTACAATTATAATAATGTATTCACAGTTACTGCATTTAACCCATATAATGGTAACAAACTTGGCGAGGCGTCGGTTAATGGTATTGGATTTATTGACCAAAACGGTTATGCGGTAGTCTTTAGTAGTCTAAACATAGGTAGCCTAATACACATATTTAGAGTTACTTCTTGATTCACGGTTTTATCCAGTGGAATATCCCCCATTTCGAGTATTTAAGGCAATTACTTTTCATAACCCATGCCTCAGTACTTACCTTACGTAAAGCGGAAGAACGTCAGTTAAGCTTAAGGCTTCCTTACTTCTCCCTGTTTTGCCCATACTTTGTGAGTATGTAATTGTACGCTGAGTATGCCGCTAATGCACCCTGGGCTGCCGCCGTTATGATTTGCCTAAAGCCCCTTGGCGTTAGGGATACGCAATCCCCTGCGGCGTAAATGCCTTTAACGCTAGTCTCCATCATGTTATTAACATTTATGTAACCATTCTTATCTAAGTCAAGTCCAATAGCCTTAAAGAACTCCACAGGTGGTTCCGCACCTATTTCAATGAAAATCCCATCAATGGGTAATTCCATTGATTCACCTGAGTCCACTCTTTGTATTATAGCTGACTTAAGAACCTTATCACCCTTAAGCTCCTTAACCACAGTGTTCCAAAGTATGGTGATCTTACTGTTTTTAAGTAGTAAATCCTGGTATATGGGCTGGGCCCTAAGGCTATTCCTCCTATGTATTAGGTAAACCTTAGTGGCGTACTCGGTTAGTAATAATGCTGATGAAGCTGCTGAGTCACCTCCCCCAACAACGGCAACAACCTTATTCTTAAATAATGGGGCATCACAGGGAGCACAGTAGCTTACCCCCTTACCATTGTACTTATCCTCACCTGGCACATTCAACTTCCTCCTCTTCTCACCCACTGCAATTATCACAGTCCTGGATATGAATTCATCACCTGATACAGTAGTTACCTTGAATAAGTCACCATTAGCAGTAACCTTCTCCACTGAGTCAATTAACACTGGTACATTATAGTACCTTACGTGTTCCTCAAACTTATTAACTAGGTCGGGTCCAGTTATCCTAACGTAGCCTAAGTAATCCTCAACCCAACCAGCCTTACCAACCTGCCCACCCACCTCTTCCGTTATTATAACCGCACTTAAACCGAACCTGGCTGCGTATATTGCCGCATTAAGGCCAGCTGGCCCACCACCTATTATCACTACGTCAAGTACCTTACCCTTAAGCTTCTCCGCAACCTCACCAGATAATTCTAGTCCAGTTGTGTTTAACATTGTTGAAGTTAGTAAACCTCCCGATGACATGACCACTCCAAGTAATGCGCAATTTATAAACCATTCCTCACGTGTAGCCTTACGCTAACGCCTTCATGTCTCCCATCAGTGCAGTAATTTAATGGTGAAGCGTCCTCATTCAGTACCAATTATTCTATTTATTATGACCCTCCTCACGAAGTCCTCCCTCTCCATTTCATCAAGGGCAAGCCTTATGAAGGTCACTGAGTCCCTTATCCTAGGTAGTATAACGTTATCTATTGCGTTTATCATTCTTTGATACTCCCTAACCCTGTATAGGAGCGTGTAGAATATGTTCTCCAGGTTAACGTACTCCATGAGCATAGGCAGTATTGACACTAGGCTGGTTAATGATGCGTCTAGTTCAGTGGGTACACTATACATGCTGTATGTTGGTCCACCAAAACCCTTAACGTTAAGTATGCCGAACTTTAACCCACCTATGACCCTATCCTCAACATAACCATCAACCCTAACCTTAGTTGACGATGCCATTGCACTTAATGCAACCGCACCAACCCTATTCTTAGCTATTTGGTAAAGTTCAGCAACCTTATTAATTTCCCCATACGAAGTCTTCCTCCTCTCCTCTAATGTCGGTACAAGTGCCCTCAGTCTCTGTAACGTGGCATTCCTAGCATCCTCCACAGTCTTCCTAATCCTCCTATACAATGTCTCCTGAGTCCTCAGTCTAATCAGCATTAGCCTGGATGGCGTCGGCCTTTGAAGAGCCGAAATCGACATAACTACCCACTAATACTTAACTTGAAGCGTATTAAAGCTTTAATCCACGTTGCGTTGGGACTTAGTTAAGTTATCGTAGAGCTTAATTAATGCCTGCGTCCCCTCCTCCCCAAGTCCAAGAGCCACTAGGGCATTGTATAATTGAAGAAGCATACTGACGCCTGGCATAGGTACATTTAACCTGGTGGCTAAGTCAACCACATACTTTAAATCCTTCCTCAGGTGGGAGGCCTTAAAGCCTGGTTTAAAGTCCCCTGAAAGGACCCTGGGCATTAATTGCCTTATAACCTCTGAATTACCCATACCACTCATTAAGACCTGTTGAACCTTACTAATGTCAGCCCCAGCCCTCTTAGCTAACGTGAGGGCCTCAACCATAGCTAAGGTATTTAAACCAACAACAACCTGGTTGATAAGCTTCAGGAGTTGGCCGGATCCCACGTCTCCTGCATGTATTATAACCTTACCCATTGCCTCGAAAATAGGCTTAACCTTCTCGAATGCTTCACGATTCCCCCCAACCATTATGGTTAATGTCCCTTCCCTAGCACCCTTATCCCCACCTGTAACTGGTGCATCTAGGAATTCAATACCTAACTCCATTAACCTCCTGTGGAATTCCATTGAGTAGTCGGGTGAGTTAGTACTCATGTCAACAACAATAAGACCCTCATGCCTCCCCTCCACAACCCCATTCTTCCCAAATAATACCTGTTCCAGGTCCGGTGCATCAGTCACCATGCATATAACTACGCTAGACCTCTCCGCAACCTCCCTTGGTGATGATGCAACCGGAACATTAAGCCTAGCGAATGGTTCAGTCTTACTGCGGGTTCTATTATACACTATTAGTGGGAATCCAGCTCTATGAATGTTCATGGCCATTGGTGCACCCATGGTTCCCAAACCTATGAAGCCAACCCTAATACTCATATTATTAATGGGCATTACCGCGTTTTAAGCATTGCACTTAATAATTCATCTAAACCCAGATCCAATAATTAAGGTGAGGTAGTAATTGAAACTAACCTAAATGAAACTGCAGTTGGATGCTCAGTATTGAAAATAATGTAGAGGTTTTAATATACGCTTAAGGTTGAAGGAGAGTTAGGAGGATTGGCGAGCTGGTTTTCCTGTTATTCCGTATTTCTTCGCCCATTCTTCGAATACCTTCTGTTCTTCTGGGGTTAATTCCCTACTGAACCTGTACCAATTGTCCTTGGGTCTGGCTGTTTCAGGGGATTCTGGGGTTTTCCAAATGCAGTTAACTGGGCATACTGGTATGCAGGAGAAGTCATCAATACACCAATCCCAAATAAGCCTAGCCTTACCATTCTCATCAAGCTCCCAGGCATTAGTTGGGCAAACACTGACGCAGGCGCCGCAGCCTATGCATATGTCCTGATCATCAATAACCCTCACATATTTCCTCAAACCCTCCGGAGTCGTAGGTATCTCACTACGCCTAGACATAAAACCACCAGTGAGGCTAGTTCACTGAATTATTTAATTCTTTCCATAGAGACTGTTTACATTAATTTACAATTAAAGTCCACATACTGTTTAATGATTAAGTTAACTTCAGTATGATGCCAAGAACAATACCATCTAGGTAAGGTGCTTTAATTGTGATTAAAAACTAAGGTAAGTAAACTTTTAAAGTTAAGGTAGACGCAATGCCTACTATGGTCAATCTAGGGCCCATTATTAGATGGGGGATTAAGCATAGGTTAATGCTTTAAGGCACCTAATACCCTCCTTAACCTTAATGTTAATAATTGATACTGCTCCAGCATTATCAACAGCCTTCATCTGGGCGTGGGCGTCGGTTACATATAAGGATTACATGAGGAGGTTAAGTCCATTAACCGTCAACTTCCTTAGAATGCTGTATACAACCGCAGCATTAACAATTCCAGTAGTGTTAATTGGCTTGAATATAGGAGCCATATGGGGTTCACTAAGTGGCTTACTCTCCCTGGCTGTGGGTGACTCAATGTACCTAATGGCGATTAACTACTCAGGGGTCTCGGTGGCTGCACCAATATCATACTCCTACATACCCCTGTCAGTACTGATGGCTACCCTATTGGGCGAACCATTGACTATATTTAAGGTTACTTCAGGACTAATGATAATGCTTGGCGTATACCTATTATCCAGGGAGAGGACTAGGGTAACATTAAAGGGCGTTACCCTAGCCCTTGGTACTGCCGTAGCTTGGGCCGTTGGGCAAACTATGATAAAGGTAGCTGACGTTAATGGCCTAAACCCAGTATCTGTAGCCTTCGTAAGGGTTGCTACAGCAGGCCTAGTACTACTGATGGTGAACCATGTAATTCATAATGACTTAACCACCGCCATTAAGACAACATTATACACACGCCTACCTCTGGTTGCAATACTGGACTTGGGCATTGGAGTAGCATTATTCGCATACTCAGTGGACTTAATAGGCCTTGGCTTCACGGTCATAGTAACGGGATGCATGCCATTAGTAGCTCAATTAATGGCTAAGTTTATGAGCGGAGAGAAGCTCACTGCATCAAAGCTAATGGGTGCCGTAATCATAGTGTTAGCAATAGCAACCGCGTTCATACAATAGAATGATCTTAAACCTAGGGAGGCGAGCTCAAATGAAGTGAATAGTAATGGTAAGTATTATAGCGGCTTCAATAAGCTCGTAAATACCATAGTACATTAATGTTAACTTACTCGCATATATCCCTAAGTAACCCTTAAAGTAGGCGTATACACCAATTAAGTGAATAACCAGCATTAATACGATTAATGAAGTTAACCACGTTGGCAGAACACTTAACGCCAGTGAACTAACCAACACGTAGTATAGAACCTCAAACACTGAAACATAAACCCCCACCCCCCTAGGGATAATTAAGCCCCTAAACCCTAGGTATGAGCCAGCGGCATGAATAACCAGCATTACCACTGAACTAGGCAATATTATTAGGGATGCAGGTATACTCACTTGGGGACAACTCATTAAGCTAAATATGCCTTACCCATGATACCTGAAGCTTAATCCTTAAATGTAAGGTCACGTAACCCTTAAGGGCAACGAACCCTCCTACTCCATGAGTGACTTTAATGCACTCTAGGTAAGTTACCATGATGAGGTACATAAGCATAGGCTTGGATTAACCAATGACTACTGTGTAATGGAAGCCATTACCCTACCTATACTTCACTGCGCGATTCCGTAATACTCACCATTCCCCTTAACCTATTCACTAGGTTAAGAACTGCTTCCCTATGTAGTTCACTAAAATTAACTTATCACTAGTCTATTTATATAATTCCTCAAATATCATAATCCCTATGACTATAATACTCCCAACCCCTTGACTCAGCCATGGCATTAAGCAAAGCAGTCACCGCACCCCAGTACTGCTCACCAGCCTGAACTAAATCACCCTTACTGTAAAATTCCTCAGCGGACTTAAGGTAATGCTCATGAAGACTCAAGTAAAGCTTAACTCTATGAGGCGGATCAAGTCTCTCAGCAATTAAATCAATAATAAAAGCCTCAGCATCCTTACCACCAGCCAATTCCCTTAATAAATTAACCAATTGAGGCGAAAGTGTTAATGACATACCTAGTAAATAACTGTACACTTACTTAAAAGTGTTCCTTATATTTAATATCTTTCAATTCTTTTTTAGGTTCTGCTGTGGGTTTTTAAGTTTTGTTTTGTGGGTTTTGGTGGGTGCTTCTTCGAAACTGGGACTGGCTTAACGTTAACTACACTTACACTGTAACCCCACTCATAATCGGTATTACAACCATTAACCCAAGCCTACCAATACCCATAAAATGCGGTAACGCCACCTGCGGAGCCTACCTTGGCTTAAAAGCCTCAGGCACAGGCTACGGTTACGTTAACGCCTATGTTACCAGCCCCACTAGCGTGTGGCTTTGGGGCAGTGGCTTCAGTGTGAGTAGCGGGTTTATCGTGATTGGTAATAGGACTTACAGGGTCTGTAACTATACTGTGGGTGAATCCCACTTATTCAAGATTGTTAATATTCAAGGTGAATTAAGCCTACTAAGCCAGTTAAGCGTTCTCGGCGTGAAGATGATTCTGCCTAATGCCACGGGCATTGGTTATAGGCAATTATGGGTTAGTATTCAACCATGCGTCACAGTGAATGGGGTAATCAAGTGCTTTAACTGCCTGGTTAAGCTTTACGGTGTGCCTAGTAATGTTTGGCTTGGTTCAACGCCATTAGCCTACGGTAATTGGCTTAGCCTAATGATCCTTAATTATGATGCTTAACCCAACTAAGGCAATTAACCTAATCCTACTATTCACCCTCTTCACCAATCACCAGCATCATTGCTTGGATCAGCCTTGAAGACATTATTAATTACTTCACCGGATTATTTAAATAGAATTAAGTGGAGTAATGGTTAATGGAGGAGAAGTGGGTGGTGACCAGTGTAATAGTAGGAGTGGTGGTGGGGTTAATTGTAGGCTTAACAATACCAATACACACCACGACCACGGTAATAATAAGTAGTCTAGTTACCACAGTAACGGTAAACCACACCATA encodes:
- the trxB gene encoding thioredoxin-disulfide reductase translates to MLNTTGLELSGEVAEKLKGKVLDVVIIGGGPAGLNAAIYAARFGLSAVIITEEVGGQVGKAGWVEDYLGYVRITGPDLVNKFEEHVRYYNVPVLIDSVEKVTANGDLFKVTTVSGDEFISRTVIIAVGEKRRKLNVPGEDKYNGKGVSYCAPCDAPLFKNKVVAVVGGGDSAASSALLLTEYATKVYLIHRRNSLRAQPIYQDLLLKNSKITILWNTVVKELKGDKVLKSAIIQRVDSGESMELPIDGIFIEIGAEPPVEFFKAIGLDLDKNGYINVNNMMETSVKGIYAAGDCVSLTPRGFRQIITAAAQGALAAYSAYNYILTKYGQNREK
- a CDS encoding NAD(P)-dependent oxidoreductase: MRVGFIGLGTMGAPMAMNIHRAGFPLIVYNRTRSKTEPFARLNVPVASSPREVAERSSVVICMVTDAPDLEQVLFGKNGVVEGRHEGLIVVDMSTNSPDYSMEFHRRLMELGIEFLDAPVTGGDKGAREGTLTIMVGGNREAFEKVKPIFEAMGKVIIHAGDVGSGQLLKLINQVVVGLNTLAMVEALTLAKRAGADISKVQQVLMSGMGNSEVIRQLMPRVLSGDFKPGFKASHLRKDLKYVVDLATRLNVPMPGVSMLLQLYNALVALGLGEEGTQALIKLYDNLTKSQRNVD
- a CDS encoding V-type ATP synthase subunit D, encoding MSISALQRPTPSRLMLIRLRTQETLYRRIRKTVEDARNATLQRLRALVPTLEERRKTSYGEINKVAELYQIAKNRVGAVALSAMASSTKVRVDGYVEDRVIGGLKFGILNVKGFGGPTYSMYSVPTELDASLTSLVSILPMLMEYVNLENIFYTLLYRVREYQRMINAIDNVILPRIRDSVTFIRLALDEMEREDFVRRVIINRIIGTE
- a CDS encoding DMT family transporter; this encodes MLIIDTAPALSTAFIWAWASVTYKDYMRRLSPLTVNFLRMLYTTAALTIPVVLIGLNIGAIWGSLSGLLSLAVGDSMYLMAINYSGVSVAAPISYSYIPLSVLMATLLGEPLTIFKVTSGLMIMLGVYLLSRERTRVTLKGVTLALGTAVAWAVGQTMIKVADVNGLNPVSVAFVRVATAGLVLLMVNHVIHNDLTTAIKTTLYTRLPLVAILDLGIGVALFAYSVDLIGLGFTVIVTGCMPLVAQLMAKFMSGEKLTASKLMGAVIIVLAIATAFIQ
- a CDS encoding 4Fe-4S binding protein; translation: MSRRSEIPTTPEGLRKYVRVIDDQDICIGCGACVSVCPTNAWELDENGKARLIWDWCIDDFSCIPVCPVNCIWKTPESPETARPKDNWYRFSRELTPEEQKVFEEWAKKYGITGKPARQSS
- a CDS encoding PaREP1 family protein — translated: MSLTLSPQLVNLLRELAGGKDAEAFIIDLIAERLDPPHRVKLYLSLHEHYLKSAEEFYSKGDLVQAGEQYWGAVTALLNAMAESRGWEYYSHRDYDI